The following are encoded together in the Phenylobacterium sp. NIBR 498073 genome:
- a CDS encoding DUF1674 domain-containing protein → MSEPPNAAPGKVLTPAARRALEEAAARHAAEQERQAREAELGGPAGPEPTRFGDWERKGIAVDF, encoded by the coding sequence ATGAGCGAACCGCCCAACGCCGCCCCGGGGAAGGTGCTGACCCCCGCCGCCCGCCGCGCCCTGGAAGAGGCCGCCGCCCGCCACGCCGCCGAGCAGGAGCGCCAGGCCCGCGAAGCTGAGCTCGGCGGCCCCGCCGGCCCCGAGCCGACCCGCTTCGGCGACTGGGAACGCAAGGGCATCGCCGTCGACTTCTAA
- a CDS encoding metallophosphoesterase, whose protein sequence is MPDARFPDRRRLLAGLAAAPLLSGLSPPAPIVGRVLAMCDLHSAYERTGQLLAALAAEVAAHAVPHVIAIDGDIFEHGNVAAVRSGGEIDWAFLAALPKLAPTVVNLGNHDNDITTDLAEVVARLRGLGVSVVSNIVDARTGAPYAPAQVDLPLGRRTLRVVGVATNSINTYPAVSRPTLQIPVPGDWARAHLAAALAGADLAMVLSHAGVAADREILPLLPDGALMIGGHNHLLFQHRQGRNLYVHTGSWSNAYTAVTLRAAGPGEAASVPVALDGPVAPQLALLIPAVLARTLTDEERAILGTSPAALSLGDTGRATAAAIARAAGADAGFIGHTTLGTGLPAGPVSRHAFDAVVRFEGKLMVAEVSRERLAGFMARANQDRPMPLADRNGDFLYAAVLGEPAAETVRIATTDWNATNQAEYFGAKDLAFREIEGLRLKTVAAKALLGSD, encoded by the coding sequence GTGCCCGACGCCCGTTTCCCTGACCGCCGCCGCCTGCTCGCCGGCCTCGCCGCCGCCCCGCTGCTGAGCGGCCTTTCCCCGCCGGCCCCGATCGTCGGGCGGGTGCTGGCCATGTGCGACCTGCATTCGGCCTATGAGCGCACCGGCCAGCTGCTCGCCGCCCTCGCCGCCGAGGTCGCCGCCCACGCGGTCCCGCACGTGATCGCCATCGACGGCGACATCTTCGAGCACGGCAACGTCGCGGCGGTCCGCTCAGGCGGCGAGATCGACTGGGCGTTCCTCGCCGCCCTGCCGAAGCTCGCCCCGACGGTGGTCAATCTCGGCAATCACGACAACGACATCACCACCGACCTCGCCGAGGTGGTCGCCCGCCTGCGCGGCCTCGGCGTCAGCGTGGTGTCCAACATCGTCGATGCGCGCACCGGCGCGCCCTATGCCCCGGCCCAGGTCGACCTGCCGCTGGGCCGGCGCACCCTGCGCGTGGTCGGCGTCGCCACCAACTCAATCAACACCTATCCGGCCGTCAGCCGGCCGACGCTGCAGATCCCGGTCCCGGGCGACTGGGCCCGCGCCCACCTCGCCGCCGCGCTCGCCGGCGCCGACCTCGCCATGGTGCTCAGCCACGCCGGAGTCGCGGCCGACCGCGAGATCCTGCCCCTGCTGCCGGACGGCGCGCTGATGATCGGCGGCCACAACCACCTGCTGTTCCAGCACCGCCAGGGGCGCAACCTCTACGTGCACACCGGCTCGTGGAGCAACGCCTACACCGCCGTGACCCTGCGCGCCGCCGGCCCGGGCGAGGCCGCCTCCGTTCCCGTCGCCCTCGACGGCCCGGTCGCGCCGCAGCTGGCCCTGCTGATCCCCGCCGTCCTCGCCCGGACGCTGACCGACGAAGAACGCGCGATCCTCGGGACCTCGCCCGCCGCCCTGTCGCTCGGCGACACCGGCCGCGCGACAGCCGCCGCCATCGCCCGCGCCGCCGGCGCCGACGCCGGTTTCATCGGCCACACCACGCTCGGGACCGGCCTGCCCGCCGGCCCGGTCTCGCGCCACGCCTTCGACGCCGTGGTCCGCTTCGAGGGCAAGCTGATGGTCGCCGAGGTCTCGCGTGAGCGGCTCGCCGGCTTCATGGCCCGCGCCAACCAGGACCGGCCGATGCCGCTGGCCGACCGCAACGGCGACTTCCTCTACGCCGCCGTCCTGGGCGAACCGGCCGCCGAGACCGTCCGCATCGCCACCACCGACTGGAACGCCACGAACCAGGCCGAGTACTTCGGGGCCAAGGACCTCGCCTTCCGCGAGATCGAGGGCCTGCGGCTCAAGACCGTGGCGGCGAAGGCGCTGCTGGGCTCGGACTGA
- a CDS encoding LysR family transcriptional regulator has translation MELRELRYFLAVYETGSVTAAARRCFISQPSISAALAALERELGAVLFVRHRKGVAATAAADALYPRARRVVDDALSLKSLFEPAPAGEVTLGLMRSLDIPRVLALLQPLTAAADLRLLLAEVDAPCDARIVSRTMLGEDEAFSPLWSEGYVLALPPRHPLRLKPQLALADLEGLPLVARCHCENADQTADLGFKPQVVAVAASEEWALALVEAGLGVTVIPEGVAPADGAIVTRPLADLTLRREVGLAYRQADAGSPRVARILGALTHGAPARTLVGPRAA, from the coding sequence ATGGAACTGCGGGAACTGCGCTATTTCCTGGCGGTCTACGAGACCGGCAGCGTCACCGCCGCCGCCCGGCGTTGCTTCATTTCCCAGCCGTCGATCTCGGCCGCCCTGGCGGCGCTGGAGCGCGAGCTGGGCGCCGTCCTCTTCGTCCGCCATCGCAAGGGCGTGGCGGCGACCGCGGCGGCCGACGCCCTCTATCCCCGCGCCCGGCGGGTGGTGGACGACGCCCTGTCGCTCAAGTCGCTGTTCGAGCCGGCCCCGGCCGGCGAGGTGACCCTGGGGCTGATGCGCAGTCTCGACATCCCGCGGGTGCTCGCCCTGCTGCAGCCGCTGACCGCCGCCGCAGACCTGCGGCTGCTGCTGGCCGAGGTCGACGCCCCCTGCGACGCGCGGATCGTCTCGCGGACCATGCTGGGCGAGGACGAGGCGTTCTCGCCCCTGTGGTCCGAGGGCTACGTGCTGGCCCTGCCGCCGCGCCACCCGCTGCGCCTGAAGCCGCAGCTGGCCCTGGCCGATCTCGAGGGCCTGCCGCTGGTCGCCCGCTGCCACTGCGAGAACGCCGACCAGACCGCCGACCTCGGTTTCAAGCCGCAGGTCGTCGCCGTCGCCGCCAGCGAGGAGTGGGCCCTCGCCCTGGTCGAGGCCGGCCTCGGCGTGACGGTGATCCCCGAAGGCGTCGCCCCGGCCGACGGCGCCATCGTCACCCGCCCGCTCGCCGACCTGACGCTGCGCCGCGAGGTGGGCCTGGCCTATCGCCAGGCCGACGCCGGCTCGCCGCGGGTGGCGCGGATCTTAGGCGCCCTGACCCACGGCGCCCCCGCCCGCACCCTGGTCGGGCCGCGCGCGGCCTAG
- the pyrF gene encoding orotidine-5'-phosphate decarboxylase, producing the protein MAVIEAPVRADPRLIVPLDVPTLAEARALVEALGETVSFYKVGLELFATGGGMTLAQELKAKGKQVFLDWKLHDIGTTVQRSAAVLADTGCDFLTVHAEPQVLKAAVQGRGRSNLKILGVTVLTSLTDADLVEMGFQESARQLVERRIHHAIAAGADGVIASPHEAELARKLGGKDFLVVTPGVRPDWSAKNDQARAATPADALRAGASHIVCGRPITAANDPREAALRVAGEMAGV; encoded by the coding sequence ATGGCCGTCATCGAAGCCCCTGTCCGCGCCGACCCGCGCCTGATCGTGCCGTTGGACGTGCCGACGCTGGCCGAGGCCCGCGCTCTGGTCGAGGCGCTGGGCGAGACGGTCAGCTTCTACAAGGTCGGGTTGGAGCTGTTCGCCACCGGCGGCGGCATGACGCTGGCCCAGGAGCTGAAGGCGAAGGGCAAGCAGGTGTTCCTCGATTGGAAGCTGCACGACATCGGGACGACGGTGCAGCGCTCGGCGGCGGTGCTGGCCGACACCGGCTGCGACTTCCTGACCGTCCACGCCGAGCCGCAGGTGCTGAAGGCCGCGGTCCAGGGCCGCGGCCGCTCGAACCTGAAGATCCTCGGGGTCACGGTGCTGACCAGCCTGACCGACGCTGATCTGGTCGAGATGGGCTTCCAGGAGAGCGCCCGGCAACTGGTCGAGCGGCGCATCCACCACGCCATCGCCGCCGGGGCCGACGGGGTGATCGCCAGCCCGCATGAGGCCGAGCTCGCCCGCAAGCTGGGCGGCAAGGACTTTCTGGTGGTCACGCCCGGCGTGCGGCCCGACTGGTCGGCCAAGAACGACCAGGCCCGCGCCGCCACCCCGGCCGACGCCCTGCGCGCCGGCGCCAGCCACATCGTCTGCGGCCGCCCGATCACTGCGGCCAACGACCCGCGCGAGGCCGCGCTGCGGGTGGCCGGCGAGATGGCGGGCGTCTAG
- a CDS encoding MBL fold metallo-hydrolase, whose translation MPSHALSRRLVLTALAAASLAACAAPAPNAPAAPRPPPAAHPPAGMTLSALPSGSTQSTAGMAFEGGRRNEARTFVTGAILVDHPKGALLFDAGYGRDLAEHFKTAPSIMQALIKPQLTTPVAEQLAAGGVPPSRLKAVVLTHAHWDHVSGLQHLAGVPVWVPKAELGFVTSGDGAAKLARKLGLADYKTYDFPDGPYLGFARSWDVFEDGSVVLVPAPGHTPGSIAAFVSTPDGKRYVLVGDTAWQAEGVELPAQKPMLSRLMVDDEGPATWAMLQRLHAARQAVPGLIVVPAHDDRVWRRLPQFAGVSPSPAAPSPPRS comes from the coding sequence ATGCCGTCCCACGCCCTGTCCCGCCGCCTTGTCCTGACCGCGCTCGCCGCCGCCTCGCTGGCGGCCTGCGCGGCGCCCGCGCCGAATGCTCCCGCCGCGCCGCGCCCGCCGCCGGCCGCCCATCCGCCGGCCGGCATGACGCTGAGCGCGCTGCCCTCGGGCTCCACGCAGTCGACGGCCGGCATGGCCTTCGAGGGCGGCCGGCGCAATGAGGCGCGCACCTTCGTGACCGGGGCGATCCTGGTCGATCACCCCAAGGGCGCGCTGCTGTTCGACGCCGGGTACGGGCGCGACCTGGCCGAGCACTTCAAGACCGCCCCGTCGATCATGCAGGCGCTGATCAAGCCGCAGCTGACGACGCCCGTGGCCGAGCAGCTGGCGGCCGGCGGCGTGCCGCCCTCGCGGCTGAAGGCGGTGGTGCTGACCCACGCCCATTGGGACCACGTCAGCGGCCTGCAGCATCTGGCCGGCGTTCCGGTCTGGGTTCCCAAGGCCGAGCTTGGCTTCGTGACCAGCGGCGACGGCGCGGCCAAGCTCGCCCGCAAGCTGGGGCTCGCCGACTACAAGACCTACGACTTTCCCGACGGCCCCTATCTCGGCTTCGCGCGGAGCTGGGACGTGTTCGAGGACGGCAGCGTGGTGCTGGTCCCGGCGCCGGGCCACACGCCGGGCTCGATCGCCGCCTTCGTCAGCACCCCGGACGGCAAGCGTTATGTGCTGGTCGGCGACACCGCCTGGCAGGCCGAGGGCGTCGAGCTTCCGGCGCAGAAGCCGATGCTGAGCCGACTGATGGTCGACGACGAGGGGCCGGCGACCTGGGCCATGCTGCAGCGTCTGCACGCCGCGCGGCAGGCCGTGCCCGGGCTGATCGTGGTGCCGGCCCATGACGACCGGGTGTGGCGGCGGCTGCCGCAGTTCGCCGGCGTCAGTCCGAGCCCAGCAGCGCCTTCGCCGCCACGGTCTTGA
- a CDS encoding MarC family protein, whose amino-acid sequence MSQWDFAVNFFVALFALIDPIGNVPLFAAATNGVKSKDARLISVYIALFVLGFLTFFYFSGLSLLEFFGISLPAFRIAGGVILFLLGLEMARDDFTAAFAGAADEDAPVGEGRAHARRRFERMIVPFAMPLLIGPGAISTVVIYASEAKQFGLGGAAVGVAVIAALSLVTMLIFWATPLISRLLGRIGLTIVVRVLGLILCALAVQFILAGIAESTAGVILREAAAPYAK is encoded by the coding sequence ATGAGCCAGTGGGACTTCGCCGTCAACTTCTTCGTCGCCCTGTTCGCGCTGATCGATCCGATCGGCAACGTCCCGCTGTTCGCGGCGGCGACCAACGGGGTGAAGTCCAAGGATGCGCGGCTGATCTCGGTCTACATCGCTCTGTTCGTGCTCGGCTTCCTGACCTTCTTCTACTTCTCGGGCCTGTCGCTGCTCGAGTTTTTCGGCATCTCGCTCCCGGCCTTCCGCATCGCCGGCGGGGTGATCCTGTTCCTGCTCGGCCTGGAAATGGCGCGCGACGACTTCACCGCCGCCTTCGCCGGCGCCGCCGACGAGGATGCGCCGGTCGGCGAGGGCCGCGCCCACGCCCGCCGCCGCTTCGAGCGGATGATCGTCCCGTTCGCCATGCCGCTGCTGATCGGGCCGGGCGCGATCTCGACCGTGGTCATCTACGCCAGCGAGGCCAAGCAGTTCGGACTGGGCGGCGCGGCGGTCGGGGTGGCGGTGATCGCCGCCCTGTCGCTGGTCACCATGCTGATCTTCTGGGCGACGCCGCTGATCAGCCGGCTGCTCGGGCGGATCGGCCTGACCATCGTCGTGCGGGTGCTGGGCCTGATCCTCTGCGCGCTGGCCGTGCAGTTCATCCTGGCCGGCATCGCCGAGTCCACCGCCGGGGTCATCCTGCGCGAAGCCGCCGCGCCCTACGCGAAGTGA